One window of Nostoc sp. C052 genomic DNA carries:
- a CDS encoding cyanophycinase has product MVESNIKRQLVIIGGAEDKEGDSVILRDFVRRAGGTKAYIVILTAATELPREVGENYIRVFERLGAETVRIIDTETREDASSSTALEAIKKATGVFFTGGDQARITSILKDTEIDVAIHKRFSEGVVVAGTSAGAAVMPDKMIVEGDSQTHPRIETVEMGPGMGFLPGVVIDQHFSQRGRLGRLISALILEPAVLGFGIDENTAMVVTDNQVEVIGEGAVTIVDESEATYNNMGEILKDESLAICGAKLHILPHGFKFDLKTRQPILNNGSVPNSSVPVASIST; this is encoded by the coding sequence ATGGTGGAAAGTAATATCAAACGGCAGTTGGTAATTATTGGGGGAGCCGAAGATAAAGAAGGAGATTCCGTAATTTTGCGAGACTTTGTACGACGCGCTGGCGGTACAAAAGCGTACATTGTGATTCTGACAGCGGCAACAGAACTACCAAGAGAAGTGGGAGAAAATTATATCAGAGTGTTTGAGCGCTTGGGAGCCGAAACTGTTCGCATCATTGATACAGAAACCCGTGAAGATGCCTCTTCATCTACCGCCTTGGAAGCTATTAAGAAAGCAACTGGTGTGTTTTTTACAGGAGGAGACCAAGCTCGGATTACCAGTATCCTTAAAGATACCGAAATTGATGTGGCAATTCACAAACGCTTCTCTGAAGGTGTAGTTGTCGCAGGTACAAGCGCGGGCGCTGCTGTGATGCCAGATAAAATGATTGTAGAAGGTGACTCCCAGACACATCCTCGAATTGAAACTGTTGAAATGGGCCCAGGTATGGGATTTTTACCAGGGGTAGTAATTGACCAGCATTTTTCTCAGCGCGGACGCTTGGGACGCTTAATTTCAGCTTTAATACTAGAACCTGCTGTCTTAGGATTTGGTATTGACGAAAATACCGCGATGGTAGTTACAGATAATCAAGTTGAAGTGATTGGTGAAGGTGCGGTGACGATTGTTGATGAATCAGAGGCTACATATAACAATATGGGCGAAATTTTGAAGGATGAGTCTTTGGCAATTTGTGGAGCAAAGCTTCATATTTTGCCACATGGCTTCAAATTTGACCTGAAAACCCGCCAGCCTATCCTAAATAATGGCTCTGTGCCAAATAGCTCTGTGCCAGTTGCTTCAATCAGCACCTAA
- a CDS encoding M23 family metallopeptidase, producing the protein MKKAIGYRYRTYGLIGLISLTAILSTATSALTQLAGDSPIGQTPIPASNLIWPTQGFISQGFRKYQHEGIDIAGSSGTPIVAAASGIVVKAGWDNWGLGNAITIKHLDGSTTVYGHNRRLLVSKGQQVIQGQIIAEMGSTGNSTAPHLHFEVHPNGQIAVDPLRLLTSVTASVGSGSKVQQVDNPNYPVSTPRVAKQISPSQPIPRDFVLISSDTKCNGTTIIEGETASTRVKVCEENGQLFYIGQLKQDSSQPIKIQALHIGKSRYRANNGSFSYLITPQRVEVWRNGSQIRSDSFYTLTKSP; encoded by the coding sequence ATGAAAAAAGCTATCGGTTATCGATATCGTACTTATGGACTAATTGGATTAATATCCTTAACCGCTATATTAAGTACAGCTACATCTGCCCTAACACAGTTAGCAGGCGATTCCCCAATTGGGCAAACTCCTATCCCTGCTTCTAACTTAATCTGGCCGACTCAAGGGTTTATTTCTCAAGGCTTCCGCAAATATCAACATGAAGGAATTGATATCGCCGGGTCATCTGGAACTCCTATTGTTGCTGCCGCATCCGGTATAGTTGTCAAAGCCGGTTGGGATAATTGGGGATTGGGAAATGCCATAACCATCAAACATCTCGACGGTAGCACTACTGTTTATGGTCACAATCGCCGTTTGTTGGTGAGCAAAGGTCAACAGGTCATTCAAGGTCAAATTATTGCCGAGATGGGGTCTACAGGCAATAGCACAGCACCTCATTTGCACTTTGAAGTTCATCCAAATGGCCAAATAGCAGTTGACCCCCTTCGTCTGTTGACATCCGTAACTGCAAGTGTTGGTTCTGGTTCTAAAGTTCAGCAAGTAGATAACCCAAATTACCCAGTCTCGACACCCCGAGTAGCAAAGCAAATTTCACCTTCACAGCCAATTCCAAGAGATTTTGTACTTATAAGCAGTGATACTAAGTGCAACGGAACTACCATCATTGAAGGTGAGACTGCCAGCACTCGTGTAAAAGTCTGTGAAGAAAATGGTCAGTTATTTTATATTGGGCAGTTAAAGCAAGATTCAAGCCAGCCGATAAAGATACAAGCTTTGCATATTGGTAAAAGCAGATATCGAGCAAATAATGGTAGTTTTTCTTATTTAATCACTCCTCAAAGAGTGGAAGTTTGGCGAAATGGCAGTCAGATTCGTTCTGACAGTTTTTATACTTTAACAAAATCACCATAA
- a CDS encoding phycobilisome rod-core linker polypeptide — MQTFIDDKTGRRQYQAFSQTEPIELWTIASADDIEIVIRAVYRQVLGNAYIMESERLIVPESQLKQGLIDVREFVRQVAKSELYRSRFFNNVYRYRAIELNFKHLLGRAPDDYSETTYHSNILDESGFEADIDSYLDSDEYLDAFGDNIVPYYRGYKTQTGKKILEFTNMLQLVRSNSSSDKNLVTNNEPQLVRSLITNTPYGKLKPTDVSAILAEIFKPKPETTTPGFIATPTAGEQSLRQKIQDQESQITALQQQLADLRPFASIGATKFSSSWQSSSSVSSTGEYTSLQQQADAQAKQIAALQEQIADSRRSATIGESRLNKWRSRVFNG; from the coding sequence ATGCAGACCTTCATCGACGACAAAACCGGCCGACGCCAATATCAAGCATTTTCCCAAACAGAACCCATCGAACTATGGACTATTGCTTCAGCTGATGACATCGAAATTGTCATCCGGGCAGTTTATCGGCAAGTATTGGGTAATGCCTACATTATGGAAAGTGAGCGGCTTATCGTTCCAGAATCCCAACTCAAGCAAGGTCTAATTGATGTTCGTGAGTTTGTGCGTCAGGTTGCTAAATCAGAGTTGTATCGCTCCAGATTTTTTAATAACGTTTACCGCTACCGTGCGATTGAACTAAACTTTAAACACCTACTGGGCCGCGCTCCTGATGACTACTCCGAGACAACTTATCACAGCAACATTTTAGATGAATCAGGCTTTGAGGCGGATATTGATTCTTATCTTGATAGCGACGAGTATCTAGATGCCTTTGGGGATAATATAGTGCCATATTACCGGGGTTACAAAACCCAAACGGGTAAAAAGATATTGGAATTTACCAATATGCTGCAACTAGTGCGGAGCAATTCTAGCAGTGATAAGAACCTAGTTACGAATAATGAACCCCAACTGGTGCGATCGCTAATTACCAACACTCCTTACGGTAAACTGAAACCCACCGATGTGAGTGCAATACTTGCTGAAATATTCAAGCCAAAGCCAGAAACTACTACTCCAGGCTTTATTGCAACTCCCACAGCAGGCGAACAAAGCTTACGGCAAAAGATTCAAGACCAAGAAAGCCAGATTACAGCTTTGCAACAACAACTAGCAGACTTAAGACCCTTTGCTAGCATCGGGGCAACAAAATTTAGTAGTAGTTGGCAGTCTTCCAGTTCTGTTAGCAGCACAGGCGAATATACATCTTTGCAACAGCAAGCTGACGCCCAAGCAAAACAGATTGCAGCTTTGCAAGAGCAAATTGCTGATTCTCGACGGTCTGCCACAATTGGAGAATCCCGATTGAATAAGTGGCGCAGTCGTGTTTTTAATGGGTAA
- a CDS encoding CpeR family transcriptional regulator, translating to MLIQLESVKTKMLPPQAEKKMRCWIRSRHLICSGNFFIFETLEYTTIERFSQCVASLGGTTISVDPINKIWMGDHRQVILYQAKASLHTPHHTLKQYWIKYGGFYTRFDERP from the coding sequence ATGTTAATTCAGCTTGAATCTGTTAAAACCAAAATGTTACCTCCACAGGCTGAAAAAAAGATGCGCTGCTGGATTCGCAGCCGCCACTTGATTTGTTCGGGTAACTTTTTTATATTCGAGACATTAGAATATACAACGATTGAGAGATTCTCTCAATGTGTTGCTTCTTTAGGAGGAACAACAATATCCGTTGACCCCATTAATAAAATTTGGATGGGCGATCATCGTCAAGTAATTTTATATCAGGCAAAAGCTAGTTTGCATACGCCTCATCATACCTTGAAACAATACTGGATAAAATACGGTGGTTTCTACACTAGATTTGATGAGCGTCCTTGA
- a CDS encoding chromophore lyase CpcT/CpeT: MTIAPRESSTNASDLLTLACWMAGDFSNYKQSFANSQLYAHIHIYFRPLPVEFFSAIGFYSEQAYDHDLWTPYRQGVHKLVNCGDRIYIENYSLKDPILYAGAARELDILKTITPESIERRYHCSMVFQREGEMFRGSVEPGNQCLIKRNGCQTYLISEVEVTENTWLSLDKGMDIETHQQIWGSTAGPLQFEKRESFADELPAVSALC, encoded by the coding sequence GTGACTATAGCGCCCAGAGAATCTAGCACCAACGCCAGCGATTTGCTCACCTTAGCCTGTTGGATGGCAGGAGATTTTAGCAACTACAAGCAATCTTTTGCAAATTCGCAACTTTACGCCCACATTCACATTTATTTTCGTCCTTTACCTGTTGAATTTTTTTCTGCCATCGGTTTTTATTCGGAACAAGCTTACGATCACGATTTATGGACACCCTATCGCCAGGGAGTACATAAACTAGTTAATTGCGGCGATCGCATTTATATCGAAAATTACAGCTTAAAAGATCCTATACTCTATGCGGGCGCTGCTCGTGAATTAGATATCCTCAAAACCATCACCCCAGAAAGCATCGAACGGCGTTATCACTGTTCAATGGTTTTCCAACGAGAAGGTGAAATGTTTCGAGGTAGTGTAGAACCAGGCAATCAATGTCTGATTAAGCGTAATGGATGCCAGACATATCTAATCAGCGAAGTAGAAGTAACCGAGAATACTTGGCTAAGTCTAGATAAAGGTATGGATATTGAAACCCATCAGCAAATATGGGGATCAACTGCTGGCCCATTGCAATTTGAAAAACGAGAAAGTTTTGCTGATGAATTACCTGCGGTGAGCGCATTATGTTAA
- a CDS encoding phycobiliprotein lyase — protein sequence MEITEFFELSIGRWRSQRSGHHLAFAHFEEVLSNIDIESLSTDDPSVIAICQLYGTDPASITHPFRMTWEGESDWDDKPISGTTVLVPIPDIENPSRGKLLRDKGYAETIPAVAKYHLSDDGVFTLLTEYELAAAEERIWFANPNLRFRVAMIKTSDGKGVTTASFSSEIRSLSSSTS from the coding sequence ATGGAAATTACTGAATTCTTTGAACTTTCAATTGGACGATGGCGATCGCAGCGTAGCGGTCATCATTTAGCATTCGCCCATTTTGAAGAAGTGCTGTCTAACATTGACATTGAGTCTCTATCCACCGATGATCCGTCAGTAATAGCAATCTGTCAATTGTATGGCACTGACCCCGCCAGTATCACCCACCCCTTTCGGATGACTTGGGAAGGTGAGTCAGACTGGGATGATAAACCAATCTCTGGTACTACTGTGCTAGTGCCAATTCCCGATATCGAAAATCCTTCTAGAGGCAAACTACTACGAGACAAGGGATACGCCGAAACGATTCCCGCAGTGGCTAAGTATCATTTGAGTGACGATGGTGTTTTTACCCTACTAACAGAGTATGAACTTGCTGCTGCTGAGGAGCGAATTTGGTTTGCTAACCCAAATCTCCGATTTCGGGTAGCGATGATTAAAACCAGTGATGGTAAAGGTGTGACAACAGCTTCCTTTTCTTCAGAGATTCGCTCTTTGTCAAGTTCAACCAGTTAG
- a CDS encoding phycobilisome rod-core linker polypeptide, whose protein sequence is MSLWAIDSPNVELRPNTSESELQTLIRAVYKQVLGNAHLLESERLATAESQLRDRKISVREFVNIVAKSELYQSLFFSSSSQYRFIELNFKHLLGRPPADQAEISEHVRIYNEQGYDAEIESYIDSEEYQKNFGENIVPYVRSTSSQIGIKNVTFNRTFALLRGVASSDSDRKAKLISDVGSNLPTSIKAPAAGSSVNSTSKRFLIKAVKGSANLPTRLGKLEYVVNYNQLSGQVQNIHRTGGKIISITEVA, encoded by the coding sequence ATGTCACTTTGGGCAATTGATTCACCTAATGTTGAACTGCGTCCGAACACCAGCGAAAGTGAATTACAAACACTGATTCGGGCAGTTTATAAACAGGTTTTGGGCAATGCTCACTTGTTGGAAAGTGAGCGACTAGCCACAGCAGAATCGCAATTGCGCGATCGCAAAATCAGCGTCCGTGAATTCGTTAACATCGTTGCCAAATCAGAGCTTTATCAATCCCTGTTTTTCAGTTCTTCTTCTCAGTATCGGTTCATTGAACTGAATTTCAAACACTTACTAGGCCGTCCTCCTGCTGATCAGGCAGAAATTTCCGAACACGTCCGCATCTACAATGAACAGGGCTATGATGCTGAGATCGAATCCTATATCGATAGCGAAGAGTATCAGAAGAATTTCGGCGAGAATATTGTTCCTTATGTTCGTAGCACTAGCTCCCAAATCGGAATTAAGAATGTTACCTTTAACCGCACCTTTGCCTTACTGAGAGGAGTAGCTAGCAGCGACAGCGATCGCAAAGCTAAACTGATCAGCGATGTTGGTTCAAATCTACCCACATCCATCAAGGCTCCCGCTGCTGGTTCTAGTGTAAACAGCACCAGCAAACGTTTCCTGATTAAGGCAGTCAAAGGTTCAGCGAATCTCCCTACCCGTCTAGGCAAGCTGGAATATGTAGTTAACTACAATCAGCTATCTGGACAAGTGCAAAACATTCATCGGACAGGCGGCAAAATTATCAGTATCACTGAAGTTGCTTAA
- a CDS encoding HEAT repeat domain-containing protein, whose amino-acid sequence MEIHQIQAELKNPDFQYRLKAIAALDNYESEVAVPLLTSKLHDSEFLVRSFVARGLGNQQSAESFAALMQIMKFDDTPNVRAEAANSLSLFGRVAVSHLVLAFYQDDHWLVRRSILAAIAEMDCPEELFDICIQGLKDEDFTAQESSVDALGLLANSSQHTAALSQILTLVNDESWRMRVRVSYALKRFDEPEAKAALNQLRQDEDHRVVGAALEDLLPN is encoded by the coding sequence ATGGAAATCCATCAAATCCAAGCTGAACTGAAGAACCCAGATTTTCAATATCGTCTGAAGGCGATCGCGGCCCTCGATAATTATGAATCAGAAGTTGCAGTTCCTCTGCTCACGAGTAAACTTCATGACTCAGAATTTTTGGTGCGTTCTTTTGTGGCCAGGGGTTTGGGTAATCAACAATCAGCAGAATCTTTTGCGGCTTTGATGCAAATTATGAAATTTGACGATACCCCCAACGTGCGAGCAGAGGCGGCAAATTCTTTATCGTTATTTGGCAGAGTCGCAGTTTCTCATCTAGTTTTAGCATTTTATCAGGATGACCACTGGCTAGTGCGGCGGAGCATTTTGGCTGCGATCGCTGAAATGGATTGCCCTGAAGAACTATTTGATATCTGCATTCAAGGTTTAAAAGATGAAGATTTTACCGCTCAAGAATCTTCTGTGGATGCACTCGGCTTATTAGCTAATTCTAGCCAACATACTGCGGCATTATCCCAAATACTAACGTTAGTGAATGATGAATCTTGGCGGATGCGCGTGCGAGTTAGCTATGCCCTCAAACGATTTGACGAGCCGGAAGCAAAAGCAGCCCTGAACCAACTCCGACAGGATGAGGATCACCGAGTTGTCGGCGCTGCTTTAGAGGACTTGTTGCCAAATTGA
- a CDS encoding pentapeptide repeat-containing protein, translated as MTNSEIQLITSVRPSPTPEILTALKAGIAVDWVDLYQFNLREVDLQKANLSKAKLLGADLSGLVLSHADLSRADLRGANLRGADLSGADLQGAYLNRADLQQANLSGANLEGAKLQVARYDSQTKWPPEYNYKASGAVGPGANLNGAFLNTASLRNADLQGANLRGAYLSGADLTEANLQDASLSGADLTKAYLTGACLRNARLTGADLRDTDLRATDLSDAEMEHLQSIAGADFTLAQGLTEATRAMLSSRPYSELDVWNAYTRKTTRESLST; from the coding sequence ATGACAAATAGTGAAATTCAACTTATTACTAGCGTTCGCCCCAGTCCAACTCCAGAAATCTTAACAGCCCTCAAAGCCGGAATCGCTGTGGATTGGGTCGATTTGTACCAATTCAACCTAAGAGAAGTCGATTTACAAAAAGCTAACTTGAGTAAAGCCAAGCTATTAGGAGCCGACCTCAGTGGGTTGGTTTTGAGTCATGCCGATTTGAGTCGGGCAGATTTGCGAGGTGCAAATCTGCGAGGAGCCGATTTAAGTGGGGCTGATTTGCAGGGAGCCTATTTAAACCGTGCCGATCTTCAACAAGCAAATCTCAGTGGCGCAAATTTGGAGGGAGCCAAACTCCAAGTAGCGCGTTATGATTCACAAACGAAATGGCCCCCAGAATATAATTACAAAGCTTCTGGAGCGGTAGGGCCGGGTGCTAATCTCAATGGTGCTTTTCTGAATACAGCTTCTTTAAGAAATGCAGATTTACAAGGTGCTAATCTGCGTGGAGCCTATCTGAGTGGTGCTGACTTGACAGAAGCTAATTTGCAAGATGCCTCTCTGAGTGGGGCTGACCTGACGAAAGCTTATTTGACAGGGGCTTGTTTGCGAAATGCTCGATTGACTGGAGCCGATTTGCGAGATACAGACCTGCGAGCAACTGACCTCAGTGATGCAGAGATGGAGCATCTTCAAAGTATCGCTGGAGCAGATTTTACTCTTGCCCAAGGACTGACAGAAGCAACTAGAGCCATGCTGTCCAGCCGTCCATATTCAGAACTCGACGTTTGGAACGCTTACACCCGCAAAACAACTCGTGAGAGTTTGAGTACTTGA
- a CDS encoding phycobiliprotein lyase → MHIIPPLAMIEFFRKSEGTWFTERSVHHFDSAADESGESNLIIKVLEKDDPKVQEVCIAQGIDPTKATGGASFSWQANLDTRLPNTDNAAILVDVPDETRRFGKLIRNQGYVESIPVVSRYRFADDGVLTIDTDYDNNQGQERCWFVTDDFRVRVSTVRMMNGVNLMTYCSERRCISQEALEQMIGRNHTRR, encoded by the coding sequence ATGCATATAATACCGCCCTTGGCAATGATCGAATTCTTCCGTAAAAGTGAGGGTACATGGTTTACGGAACGTTCCGTTCATCATTTTGACTCGGCGGCAGATGAGTCAGGGGAATCGAATTTGATTATTAAAGTCCTAGAAAAGGATGATCCAAAAGTCCAAGAAGTTTGTATAGCCCAAGGGATAGACCCTACGAAAGCAACAGGCGGTGCTAGCTTTTCATGGCAGGCTAATCTGGATACCAGGCTCCCAAATACTGATAATGCCGCCATTTTGGTTGATGTTCCCGACGAAACCAGGCGTTTTGGAAAACTGATCCGCAACCAGGGCTATGTTGAGAGCATCCCGGTTGTGAGTCGGTATCGGTTTGCTGATGATGGAGTGCTGACCATTGATACTGACTATGACAATAATCAAGGTCAGGAACGTTGTTGGTTTGTTACGGATGATTTTCGTGTCAGGGTCAGTACAGTACGAATGATGAACGGAGTCAACTTGATGACTTATTGTTCTGAACGTCGTTGTATTTCCCAAGAAGCCTTGGAGCAAATGATCGGTCGCAATCATACTAGGCGTTAG
- a CDS encoding 15,16-dihydrobiliverdin:ferredoxin oxidoreductase, whose product MYKPFLEFLEKELFQRFDLQSRVIPPGLEFKVSDRGRNPATIRSWCYQSQELRKIRYTYIDAGESAQIFNSVVYPSHNYDLPLLGIDFLSFGKVKNLIVLDFQPLFQDEDYQNKYIVPLKSLHDKYPDLAQNLEMKFYDANQYFSKYLLFAKTDPETVATRVFEAFQDYLNLYWQMLADAQPLQDPEDIQRIVKAQKDYDQYSADRDPASGLFSSYFGHEWAERFLHEFLFEDAVPLAVAAGKR is encoded by the coding sequence ATGTATAAGCCTTTCCTGGAATTTTTAGAAAAAGAGCTATTTCAGCGGTTTGATTTACAAAGTAGGGTTATTCCCCCTGGTTTGGAATTCAAAGTTAGCGATCGCGGCAGAAACCCAGCAACTATCCGCAGTTGGTGTTACCAATCTCAAGAGTTGCGGAAAATTCGCTATACCTATATTGATGCCGGGGAGAGTGCCCAAATTTTTAACAGCGTAGTTTATCCCAGTCATAACTACGATCTACCTCTGTTAGGGATTGATTTTTTATCCTTTGGTAAAGTTAAAAACCTGATTGTGCTTGATTTTCAGCCTTTGTTTCAGGATGAAGATTATCAAAACAAATATATCGTTCCGCTAAAATCTCTCCACGATAAATACCCAGATTTGGCGCAAAACTTAGAAATGAAGTTTTACGATGCCAACCAGTATTTTTCTAAGTACCTATTGTTTGCTAAAACAGACCCGGAAACAGTGGCAACGCGAGTCTTTGAAGCTTTTCAAGATTATTTAAACTTGTATTGGCAAATGCTAGCAGATGCCCAACCGCTCCAAGATCCAGAAGATATTCAGCGGATTGTCAAAGCCCAAAAAGACTATGACCAATATAGTGCAGACCGCGATCCTGCATCTGGTTTGTTTAGCAGCTACTTTGGCCATGAATGGGCAGAGCGCTTTCTCCATGAATTCTTATTTGAAGATGCTGTTCCTTTAGCGGTTGCTGCCGGCAAAAGATGA